The following are from one region of the SAR202 cluster bacterium genome:
- a CDS encoding thiamine pyrophosphate-binding protein, giving the protein MIPCLDAVKALIALRKDQIVVPTMTPNRYWTKLSTNKDMDLPIFGGMGKASSVALGLAMAQPGKQVICIDGDGSLLMNLGSLVTIAGMKPKNLVHIVFDDRAYHTTGGQPVPGADVYNFKVMAEGAGYKNSYQFDNLEDWVSELPKILKQQGPTFVSLQIHYPDGGPEFFMASTREPAKRMREVLTKGK; this is encoded by the coding sequence ATGATACCCTGCCTCGATGCCGTCAAGGCGCTCATAGCGCTGCGCAAGGACCAGATCGTCGTTCCGACGATGACGCCGAACAGGTACTGGACGAAGCTGTCAACGAACAAAGACATGGACCTGCCGATCTTCGGCGGGATGGGCAAGGCATCGTCGGTGGCGCTCGGACTGGCGATGGCGCAACCGGGCAAGCAGGTAATATGCATCGACGGCGATGGCTCGTTGCTCATGAACCTGGGCTCGCTGGTCACGATCGCCGGCATGAAGCCGAAAAACCTCGTTCACATCGTATTCGACGACCGCGCTTACCACACGACGGGCGGGCAGCCAGTGCCGGGCGCGGACGTGTACAACTTCAAGGTGATGGCAGAGGGCGCGGGCTATAAGAACAGCTACCAGTTCGACAACCTGGAGGACTGGGTAAGCGAGCTCCCCAAGATCCTGAAGCAGCAAGGGCCGACGTTTGTTTCCCTGCAAATACACTACCCGGACGGCGGCCCGGAGTTTTTCATGGCCTCCACGCGTGAGCCTGCGAAGCGGATGAGGGAAGTGCTGACGAAGGGGAAGTAG